Proteins co-encoded in one Phycisphaerae bacterium genomic window:
- a CDS encoding ABC transporter permease: MTSPSLMRLRGLLRKEILQIIRDPSSIILALVMPLVLLFLFGYGVSLDAEHVPLAVVLEDKSDAARAVGARFALSPYFDVSHATSLHEGEELMRRGEVDGVLHIASDFSSRLASGQAPVQLLLNGVDSNRARLVQGYAQGVLADWAAQRVARGEPVGRPGVQVRQRVWFNEALRSTNFLVPGLLTLIMTLTGVLLTALVIAREWERGTMEAILATPLRIREFLLGKMIPYYLLGMSGLVLSVGFGVLVFDVPFRGSYLALFILGSCFLLASLGLGLFISAAVRKQFIAAQVSIISGFLPAFFLSGLLFDLESTPEFVQLISHVVPARHFVDISHTLFLAGNVFGVLVPSGLILAGMAALFIFLARRQMSLRIES; encoded by the coding sequence ATGACGTCGCCCTCGCTCATGCGTTTGCGGGGACTCCTGCGAAAGGAGATTCTCCAGATCATTCGCGATCCGTCGAGTATCATTCTTGCGCTGGTCATGCCCCTCGTGCTGCTTTTCCTGTTCGGATACGGCGTGTCGCTGGATGCCGAACATGTGCCTCTCGCGGTCGTTCTGGAAGACAAGAGTGATGCGGCTCGTGCGGTCGGCGCGCGGTTTGCGCTTTCGCCATATTTCGATGTCTCCCATGCAACTTCGCTCCATGAGGGCGAGGAATTGATGCGGCGGGGGGAGGTCGATGGTGTATTGCACATCGCCAGCGATTTCTCTTCGCGACTTGCAAGCGGCCAAGCCCCCGTTCAGCTCCTGCTCAACGGCGTGGACTCCAATCGGGCGCGCCTCGTGCAGGGATATGCACAGGGGGTTCTGGCCGATTGGGCGGCGCAGCGCGTGGCCCGCGGGGAACCCGTCGGTCGGCCCGGCGTTCAGGTCCGGCAGCGCGTGTGGTTCAATGAAGCGCTGCGCAGTACGAATTTCCTGGTTCCGGGGTTGCTCACCCTGATCATGACGCTCACCGGCGTGTTGCTTACCGCCCTGGTGATCGCCCGGGAATGGGAGCGCGGGACGATGGAGGCCATCCTCGCGACCCCGCTTCGCATCCGGGAGTTCCTCCTGGGCAAGATGATTCCCTATTACTTGCTGGGCATGAGCGGGCTCGTTCTTTCGGTCGGGTTCGGCGTGCTGGTATTCGATGTTCCGTTTCGCGGATCGTACCTGGCGCTGTTTATTCTGGGTTCGTGCTTCCTGCTGGCCTCCCTGGGGTTGGGACTCTTCATCTCCGCGGCCGTGCGCAAGCAGTTCATCGCCGCGCAGGTGTCGATCATCTCCGGTTTTCTGCCGGCATTCTTTCTTTCGGGATTGCTCTTCGATCTCGAAAGCACACCGGAGTTTGTCCAACTGATCAGCCATGTCGTCCCTGCGCGGCACTTCGTGGATATCAGTCACACGCTGTTTCTGGCCGGCAATGTTTTTGGTGTGCTCGTTCCCAGCGGACTGATTCTCGCAGGGATGGCGGCCTTGTTCATTTTCCTGGCCCGGCGGCAGATGAGTCTGCGCATCGAATCTTAG
- a CDS encoding efflux RND transporter periplasmic adaptor subunit, which produces MKLIGIILLVVLAAAGGAAGYALWLEYQTPEVEGAVTLYGNVEIREADLAFNGEEHIAEVLVEEGDRVEKGQILARLQTDRLEDEIARANSQIDAQSEVLRRLENGTRPQEIEQARARVASGEARVENAQRVVDRLRESAQSGASSQQDLDDALARLAVERSELNVRREELDLALEGPRKEDIAEARAHLAAAKADLSLLQDRLDDTTLRAPAVGVIQSRILEPGEFAAPSRPVFSLALIDPKWVRAYVPQPDLGKIQQGMKAHVMSDSFPDQMFEGWVGFISPKAEFTPKSVQTEDLRTRLVYEVRVYVNDTENRLRLGQPVTVHIERDSSTKDGG; this is translated from the coding sequence GTGAAGCTGATCGGAATCATCCTTCTGGTGGTCTTGGCCGCCGCGGGTGGCGCGGCCGGATACGCGCTGTGGCTCGAGTATCAGACGCCCGAAGTCGAAGGCGCCGTCACGCTGTACGGGAACGTCGAAATCCGGGAGGCGGATCTGGCATTCAACGGCGAAGAGCACATCGCCGAAGTGCTTGTCGAAGAGGGCGACCGGGTGGAAAAGGGGCAGATCCTTGCCCGGCTCCAGACCGATCGCCTCGAGGACGAGATCGCCCGGGCGAATTCGCAGATCGATGCGCAAAGCGAGGTTCTCAGGCGGCTGGAGAATGGTACCCGGCCGCAGGAAATCGAGCAGGCGCGGGCTCGCGTTGCGTCGGGCGAGGCTCGTGTCGAAAACGCTCAGCGGGTGGTCGATCGACTGCGGGAATCGGCCCAGAGCGGGGCATCTAGCCAGCAGGACCTCGATGACGCCCTGGCTCGGTTGGCGGTCGAGCGATCGGAACTCAACGTCCGTAGGGAGGAACTCGACCTGGCGCTGGAGGGCCCGAGGAAGGAGGACATCGCTGAAGCACGTGCGCACCTCGCGGCCGCCAAGGCGGACCTGAGCCTTCTGCAAGATCGCCTCGACGACACCACGCTGCGAGCGCCGGCCGTGGGTGTCATCCAGAGCCGCATCCTGGAGCCCGGGGAATTCGCAGCACCTTCGCGGCCGGTGTTTTCGCTGGCGCTCATCGACCCCAAGTGGGTGCGGGCGTACGTGCCCCAGCCCGACTTGGGCAAAATCCAACAGGGCATGAAGGCGCACGTCATGAGCGACTCATTCCCCGACCAGATGTTTGAGGGCTGGGTCGGCTTCATCAGTCCGAAAGCGGAGTTCACGCCGAAATCGGTCCAGACGGAGGACCTTCGAACGCGGCTCGTCTACGAAGTCCGCGTGTACGTGAACGACACTGAGAATCGCCTCCGCCTCGGACAGCCCGTGACCGTCCACATCGAGCGCGATTCCTCCACCAAGGATGGTGGGTGA
- a CDS encoding DUF1800 domain-containing protein, translating to MTRVTDRRSRRLGVGLSLVLAAGCSDGGGGFLGSGVIDDGKEFGGNAQSVAPYRDTLTANEAYHLLQSAAFGATPEQVSEAVSKGLSATVEDLLRVRPIPTEVKALSERYEDDLPQRWLVYMIEGPNPLHEKMTLFWHDRFATSQRVLSGRDRGLGLVHWEMLRTQALGNYRTFLQELTIDPMMLIWLDGANSPKQNPNENYTREFWELFTLGRDTLYTEEDIREGARAFTGITLFREQDMNARPIYDLLNHDETPKTIFPDRAASDNYDYLSVIDLTLEQPEAAEYVARNLFTYFVHDHPSADVVRDLASTFRQANFDIAPLVRRILRSQAMFSSESRGNRILSPVEHVVGVFRTLDMHIHSEESQDAVLNRIASDLREAGHELLNPPGVEGWGENEYWLKDQSLLSRIRALGRTMEFGPDRTPGLPYQILPPTSRWDEREIRREIVEAVASVFHLELTEEEIDVYIEVLDQNGWLAFHLEDPERQPRHVFEMIRLMAMDERVLSR from the coding sequence ATGACCCGAGTCACGGACCGGCGGTCGCGCCGGCTTGGGGTTGGACTGTCTCTTGTCCTTGCCGCCGGATGCAGCGACGGCGGCGGCGGATTCCTTGGCTCCGGCGTGATTGACGACGGCAAGGAATTCGGCGGTAACGCCCAATCCGTCGCACCCTACCGCGACACGCTCACCGCGAACGAGGCCTATCACCTGCTCCAATCGGCCGCGTTCGGCGCGACACCCGAACAGGTGTCCGAAGCTGTTTCCAAGGGGCTCTCCGCAACAGTCGAGGATCTGCTGCGCGTCAGACCCATCCCCACCGAGGTCAAGGCACTATCGGAGCGGTACGAGGACGACCTCCCCCAGCGCTGGCTGGTGTACATGATCGAGGGGCCGAACCCGCTCCACGAGAAGATGACGCTGTTCTGGCACGATCGCTTCGCCACGTCGCAACGCGTGCTGAGTGGTCGTGATCGGGGCCTGGGGCTGGTCCACTGGGAAATGCTGCGAACGCAAGCCCTGGGCAACTACCGCACGTTCCTCCAGGAACTCACCATCGACCCCATGATGCTCATCTGGCTCGACGGGGCGAACAGTCCGAAGCAGAACCCCAACGAGAATTACACGCGAGAGTTCTGGGAACTGTTCACGCTCGGACGCGATACGCTCTACACCGAGGAGGACATCCGCGAAGGCGCCCGGGCGTTCACGGGCATCACGCTCTTCCGGGAGCAGGACATGAATGCCCGTCCGATTTACGACCTGCTCAATCACGATGAGACGCCAAAGACGATCTTTCCCGATCGGGCGGCATCGGACAATTACGATTACCTGAGCGTCATCGATCTGACACTGGAGCAGCCCGAGGCGGCCGAATACGTCGCCCGCAACCTGTTCACCTATTTCGTTCACGATCACCCCTCGGCCGATGTCGTACGTGACCTGGCTTCGACGTTTCGGCAGGCCAACTTCGACATTGCCCCGCTGGTTCGGCGAATCCTACGCTCGCAGGCCATGTTCTCGTCGGAGTCGCGCGGGAACCGAATACTCTCGCCCGTGGAGCACGTGGTGGGTGTGTTTCGAACACTGGACATGCACATCCACAGCGAGGAATCGCAGGATGCGGTGCTCAATCGGATCGCCTCCGACCTGCGCGAAGCCGGGCACGAGCTCCTGAACCCTCCGGGTGTCGAGGGCTGGGGCGAGAACGAATACTGGCTCAAGGACCAGTCACTCCTGAGCCGCATCCGGGCGTTGGGGCGAACGATGGAATTCGGACCGGACCGCACCCCCGGACTCCCATACCAGATTCTCCCGCCGACAAGCCGTTGGGACGAACGGGAAATCCGCCGGGAGATCGTCGAGGCCGTCGCTTCCGTTTTCCACCTGGAACTCACCGAAGAGGAGATCGATGTCTACATCGAGGTGCTCGACCAGAACGGCTGGCTTGCGTTCCACCTGGAGGACCCCGAGCGCCAGCCGCGGCATGTCTTCGAGATGATTCGGCTGATGGCCATGGATGAGCGCGTATTGAGTCGCTAG
- a CDS encoding DUF1501 domain-containing protein yields the protein MVECHECQLVNRRTFLRRAGLGVGALAFADPILQTVASTFAQTSSGTGNLLVLCELNGGMDVLSFLAPFTNSVYQEKRPVLALKPEDVTPLPDNPDYGISNLFPFFNELYAQRQVAIVQQVAYPNGNGSHFESQEIYEYGVRNLASASATSMPWYERLRATYFDEPFGVLDTRSIGNPQRYGYPDDTYRQAAQDAFGRLATMKEGRNTRQQAVLDAYSKITDLSGVLRERTAEFESTGEARGQFFRTAQLASAKLDTQILRLSYGGFDTHGTQDEANQSLFPRINNEFQQFVEDLKDLDLWERTCIAFYTEFGRRNAENGSPGTDHGYGGHIILVGPSVNGGLHGQNVTSADLREDSLPYYVDFRAVFSSCIRDWLGFDPRPVFQVGGETYDENVGSSLFT from the coding sequence ATGGTCGAGTGCCATGAATGCCAACTGGTCAACCGTCGTACATTTCTCCGCCGTGCGGGACTCGGTGTGGGAGCGTTGGCGTTCGCCGACCCTATCCTGCAAACCGTCGCCTCCACGTTCGCGCAGACGTCGAGCGGGACGGGCAATCTGCTCGTGCTGTGCGAGCTCAACGGCGGCATGGATGTGCTGAGCTTCCTCGCTCCGTTCACCAATTCCGTTTACCAGGAGAAACGGCCTGTTCTGGCGCTCAAGCCCGAGGATGTAACGCCTCTGCCGGACAATCCCGACTATGGCATCAGCAACCTCTTCCCCTTCTTCAACGAGCTCTATGCCCAGCGCCAGGTCGCGATTGTACAGCAGGTGGCCTACCCGAACGGCAACGGGTCGCATTTTGAGAGCCAGGAGATTTACGAATACGGCGTGCGCAATCTCGCCTCGGCGTCGGCGACGTCCATGCCCTGGTATGAACGCCTTCGTGCGACCTATTTTGACGAACCCTTCGGCGTGCTGGATACGCGCTCCATCGGCAATCCTCAGCGTTACGGCTATCCCGATGACACGTATCGGCAGGCGGCACAGGACGCATTCGGCCGGCTCGCCACGATGAAGGAAGGTCGCAACACGCGGCAGCAGGCCGTACTCGATGCCTACTCCAAGATTACGGATCTCTCCGGCGTCCTGCGCGAACGGACCGCCGAGTTCGAGTCAACCGGTGAGGCCCGCGGGCAATTCTTCCGCACCGCCCAGCTCGCATCGGCCAAGCTCGACACGCAGATTCTCCGGCTGAGCTATGGCGGATTCGACACACACGGAACGCAGGACGAGGCCAATCAGTCGCTCTTCCCCAGGATCAACAACGAGTTTCAGCAATTTGTCGAGGATCTGAAGGACCTCGACCTCTGGGAGCGTACGTGCATCGCGTTCTACACCGAGTTCGGCCGGCGAAACGCCGAGAATGGCAGTCCGGGAACCGACCACGGCTATGGCGGGCACATCATTCTGGTCGGCCCGAGCGTGAACGGCGGTCTGCACGGACAGAACGTTACATCCGCCGACTTGCGCGAAGACTCGCTTCCTTACTACGTTGACTTCCGCGCGGTCTTCAGTTCGTGCATCCGCGACTGGCTGGGATTCGACCCGCGCCCCGTCTTCCAGGTGGGCGGCGAGACCTACGATGAGAACGTGGGATCGTCGCTGTTCACCTGA
- a CDS encoding CerR family C-terminal domain-containing protein: MAGKTTFPQPGPRATKRRDAIETQSRLLDAAGRLFAANGYDETGVREICRTARVNLAAVRHHFGGKEGLYRAVILRSHQGFLQQDPMPRFRQSDDPAEALGRAVEHMLRIVLVRRAGHPYAGQLIARELRAPTPALDELLKTVMKPVRKELTRIVGALLGTANTRQLRGQCTNFVIGLCVFHELGKEALARFGFPPPRKESEVPALATRITAFALGGLRQFAGGKRDRRGPRRG, from the coding sequence ATGGCTGGAAAGACGACATTCCCTCAGCCGGGACCGCGGGCGACGAAGCGCCGTGACGCGATTGAAACACAGTCACGCCTGCTCGACGCCGCCGGTCGTCTCTTCGCCGCCAACGGGTACGACGAAACAGGGGTGCGCGAAATCTGCCGGACCGCCCGCGTAAACCTTGCAGCGGTGCGTCACCATTTCGGCGGGAAGGAAGGTCTGTACCGCGCCGTCATCCTCCGTTCCCACCAAGGCTTTCTGCAACAGGATCCTATGCCACGATTCCGCCAGAGCGATGACCCGGCCGAGGCCCTCGGACGTGCCGTTGAACATATGCTCCGCATCGTGCTCGTACGCCGCGCCGGTCACCCGTACGCCGGACAGTTGATCGCCCGCGAGCTTCGTGCCCCGACGCCGGCGCTGGATGAACTGCTCAAGACGGTGATGAAGCCTGTCCGCAAGGAGTTGACGCGGATCGTCGGGGCATTACTCGGCACCGCAAACACCCGACAACTTCGCGGCCAGTGCACGAATTTCGTCATCGGGCTGTGTGTGTTCCACGAACTCGGCAAGGAAGCGCTGGCGCGATTCGGGTTTCCTCCTCCCCGGAAGGAAAGCGAGGTCCCAGCTCTGGCGACCCGGATTACAGCGTTCGCCCTGGGCGGTTTGCGGCAGTTCGCAGGCGGCAAGCGGGACCGCCGTGGCCCGCGTCGAGGATGA
- a CDS encoding efflux transporter outer membrane subunit: MPWVFVLAALGGCVSPRPMHTESLASHAEAGWRNEIPHDESSAAKDVAEWWRTFDPTLAALATRALAANLDLAVARERVVEAQARRGIVSADRKIQIDAEGSYLHAATGDQALAFAAPPPGVEKNLYAAGVVAGWELDLWGRVGRLVDAARADSAAAIERYHGVAVSLVSELALAFIDVRALDRRLSLVKENVELQQRTLDLAEARLAAGNGPELDVMQARRLLRRTSARVPELQRAKAVAENRIAVLLGTRPADGLVPDGDLPSDVCPVEMGLPAELIARRPDIRQAMYAYESALLRTEAADLERLPQVRLNGTFKLSADNLGDFKDNATIYSIGPQISFPLLDGARINATVSVRQSQADQARLVLEQALLRAIEEVENAAVGYMRRRAQVGELEKAVEAARRSEEMADQLYRAGLRSLDQSVDAQRQLVEAEDDLVVARQQMLGETVRLYRALGGGWEQLALEGDKTVGSNAADAPAPPEKSSREREDEGA, from the coding sequence TTGCCCTGGGTCTTCGTTCTGGCCGCGCTCGGCGGATGTGTCTCGCCGCGGCCCATGCACACCGAGTCTCTCGCGTCCCACGCCGAGGCCGGATGGCGAAACGAGATTCCCCACGATGAATCCTCCGCCGCGAAAGACGTGGCCGAGTGGTGGCGCACGTTCGACCCGACGCTGGCGGCGCTGGCCACGCGGGCCCTGGCCGCGAATCTCGACCTTGCCGTCGCTCGCGAACGCGTTGTCGAAGCGCAAGCCCGTCGCGGCATCGTCAGCGCCGACCGCAAGATTCAGATCGACGCCGAAGGCAGCTACCTGCACGCCGCGACTGGAGATCAGGCGTTGGCGTTCGCCGCCCCGCCGCCGGGCGTGGAGAAGAATCTGTACGCGGCAGGTGTCGTGGCCGGGTGGGAGCTCGATCTCTGGGGCAGGGTCGGCCGACTGGTCGACGCCGCCCGGGCGGATTCCGCCGCGGCGATCGAACGCTATCACGGCGTGGCCGTTTCGCTCGTCAGCGAATTGGCCCTGGCCTTCATCGACGTGCGCGCCCTGGATCGCCGCCTCTCGCTTGTGAAAGAGAACGTGGAGCTCCAACAGCGTACACTCGACCTGGCCGAGGCGCGCCTTGCAGCGGGCAACGGACCGGAGCTCGACGTGATGCAGGCCCGCCGATTGTTGCGGCGAACGTCGGCCCGCGTGCCCGAGCTCCAGCGGGCCAAGGCGGTCGCCGAAAACCGAATCGCCGTTCTCCTGGGCACGCGCCCGGCGGACGGTCTCGTTCCGGACGGTGATCTGCCCAGCGACGTCTGCCCGGTGGAAATGGGCTTGCCCGCGGAACTCATTGCCCGACGCCCGGACATTCGACAAGCCATGTACGCTTACGAGTCCGCGCTATTGCGGACCGAAGCCGCCGATCTTGAGCGGCTGCCGCAAGTTCGATTGAACGGAACCTTCAAGCTCTCGGCCGACAATCTCGGCGACTTCAAGGACAATGCCACGATCTATTCGATCGGGCCGCAGATCTCTTTCCCTCTGCTTGATGGTGCGCGAATCAATGCCACCGTCTCCGTCCGGCAGTCTCAGGCGGACCAAGCCCGGCTCGTCTTGGAACAGGCACTCCTGCGGGCCATTGAAGAGGTGGAGAACGCGGCCGTGGGGTACATGCGGCGACGCGCCCAGGTCGGCGAGCTGGAAAAGGCCGTGGAGGCGGCACGCCGCAGCGAAGAGATGGCCGATCAATTGTACCGCGCCGGGTTGCGCAGTCTGGACCAGTCTGTTGACGCGCAGCGCCAGCTCGTCGAGGCGGAGGACGACCTGGTCGTCGCCCGGCAGCAGATGCTCGGGGAGACGGTGCGCCTGTATCGAGCCCTTGGTGGCGGATGGGAGCAGCTTGCCCTGGAAGGGGACAAGACCGTCGGTTCGAACGCCGCCGATGCGCCTGCCCCGCCGGAGAAATCGTCGCGCGAAAGAGAGGATGAGGGAGCGTGA
- a CDS encoding ABC transporter permease, giving the protein MLRRILALTIKEFLAIAKDPKSRFVVIGPPLIQFFVYGYAATFDVTDVRYAAFDEDRTSASRALLAQFDGSGHFRRSLTIDHEEEIADAIDNEAARLVVHVPQRFAADLAAGRTAEVQVIVDGRNSNVASIAGSYVNSIVNEFNARYVGGPGVSESTAPSIVLVERAWYNPNLLSRWFIVAALGGVISTVVVMVLSSLSVAREREFGTFDQLLVAPFSPAEILIGKSVPAFVFGLGNALLLSAAAVWWFQIPFEGSILALVLILSTYILSIVGLGLFVSSLSTTMQQGLLGSFIAIFPIVILSGFTTPIENMPDWLQFLTLANPLRYVTAGLRRIFLESAGVSQMGQYILPLLLIAAITLTVAGWFFRHRTQ; this is encoded by the coding sequence ATCCTGCGGCGTATTCTCGCATTGACCATCAAAGAGTTCCTGGCGATCGCCAAGGATCCCAAGAGCCGTTTCGTGGTCATCGGCCCGCCGCTGATTCAGTTTTTTGTCTACGGATATGCGGCCACGTTCGACGTCACGGACGTTCGTTATGCGGCGTTCGATGAGGATCGCACATCGGCTTCGCGTGCCTTGTTGGCGCAATTCGACGGCTCCGGCCATTTCCGGCGCTCCCTGACGATCGACCACGAGGAGGAGATCGCCGACGCCATTGACAACGAAGCGGCGCGTCTCGTCGTGCACGTGCCCCAGAGGTTTGCCGCCGACCTGGCCGCGGGGCGCACGGCCGAAGTGCAGGTCATCGTCGACGGGCGCAACTCCAACGTCGCCAGCATCGCGGGAAGTTACGTGAACTCGATCGTGAATGAGTTCAACGCGCGATACGTTGGTGGTCCGGGCGTCAGCGAGTCGACGGCACCTTCCATCGTCCTGGTGGAGCGCGCCTGGTACAACCCGAATCTGCTGAGCCGCTGGTTCATCGTCGCGGCGCTGGGCGGCGTTATCTCTACGGTGGTGGTGATGGTGCTTTCCAGCCTGTCCGTCGCGCGGGAACGTGAGTTCGGGACGTTCGACCAACTGCTGGTTGCTCCGTTCTCCCCGGCCGAGATTCTCATCGGAAAATCCGTACCGGCGTTCGTGTTCGGACTGGGCAACGCATTGCTCTTGTCGGCGGCCGCCGTGTGGTGGTTTCAGATCCCGTTCGAAGGCAGCATTCTTGCACTCGTCCTGATATTGTCGACCTACATTCTCTCGATCGTGGGCCTGGGGCTCTTCGTGTCGTCGCTCTCCACGACGATGCAACAGGGACTTCTCGGTTCTTTCATCGCCATTTTTCCGATTGTCATCCTCTCGGGCTTCACAACGCCGATTGAAAACATGCCCGATTGGCTGCAATTCCTGACGCTGGCCAATCCGCTGCGTTATGTGACAGCCGGCCTGCGGCGGATTTTTCTGGAGTCGGCCGGCGTATCGCAGATGGGTCAGTACATCCTGCCACTGCTCCTGATCGCGGCGATCACGCTGACGGTGGCGGGATGGTTCTTCCGGCATCGAACGCAATGA
- a CDS encoding ABC transporter ATP-binding protein translates to MHAQGAVLSDTATDLVIEVDGLSKQFSVRNKPTVDALKDVNLIVQRGEILGLVGPDGAGKTTLIRCLAGLLVPSAGRIAVLGLDVVRDTIEIRSRIGYMPQKFGLYQDLTVQENLDLYADLQGVPVSQRADRYARLMKMTNLEAFTKRLAGRLSGGMKQKLGLACALTKSPELLLLDEPTVGVDPVSRRELWQIIGELVEQDRIGVLVSTAYLDEAEYCDRVGVMFDGALVEAAPPGEFRHRLKGRVFQVACEDQRQARRRQSVSMTLDAIADATIRSGRVRLVLAVDADEEDGRKRVGEALHATLEPTDATFEDTFMQLAYQRRQPREAEAGSRATDRMDGKREHGANGAVVQVRDLVKRFGDFEAVKNITFEVNQGEIFGLLGPNGAGKSTTFRMLCGLLGVTEGEVKVAGYDLRRSAGRARSRLGYMAQHFSLYAQLSVEENLRFFGQSYGLAGRKLRQRLEWAFDEFGLGSWKRDQAGSLPGGYKQRLAMAVATLHEPDILFLDEPTSGVDPLARREFWRRINGFAESGVTVIVTTHFMEEAEYCDRMLIMVQGAPLALGTPLEIRGSAKDEQHPDPSIEDAFIALAEGRGKSVGVDREKAEGNE, encoded by the coding sequence ATGCATGCTCAGGGGGCAGTTCTCTCGGACACCGCCACCGATTTGGTGATCGAAGTGGATGGTCTGTCCAAGCAGTTCTCCGTTCGAAACAAGCCCACGGTCGATGCACTGAAGGACGTGAACCTGATCGTACAGCGCGGCGAGATCCTGGGACTGGTCGGTCCTGACGGCGCCGGTAAGACGACGCTGATCCGCTGCCTGGCGGGATTGCTCGTGCCGAGCGCGGGAAGAATCGCCGTGCTGGGTCTGGACGTCGTCCGCGACACCATCGAGATCAGGAGCCGCATCGGCTACATGCCGCAGAAGTTCGGGCTCTACCAGGATCTGACCGTTCAGGAAAACCTCGATCTCTACGCCGATCTGCAGGGCGTCCCGGTTTCGCAGCGGGCGGATCGCTACGCCCGACTCATGAAGATGACGAACTTGGAGGCGTTCACGAAACGCCTGGCCGGTCGCCTCTCCGGCGGCATGAAGCAGAAACTGGGTCTGGCGTGTGCGCTGACGAAGTCGCCCGAACTGCTGTTGCTGGACGAACCGACGGTGGGTGTCGATCCCGTCTCGCGACGCGAACTCTGGCAGATCATCGGCGAACTCGTCGAACAGGACCGGATCGGCGTGCTCGTCTCGACGGCGTATCTTGATGAGGCCGAGTACTGCGATCGCGTGGGTGTGATGTTCGACGGCGCGCTCGTCGAGGCTGCGCCGCCGGGCGAATTCCGCCACAGGCTCAAAGGCCGGGTCTTTCAGGTCGCATGTGAGGACCAGCGGCAAGCCCGGCGACGGCAGTCGGTATCGATGACGCTGGACGCGATCGCCGATGCCACGATTCGATCGGGTCGGGTAAGGCTGGTCCTCGCCGTGGATGCCGACGAGGAGGACGGAAGGAAACGTGTGGGCGAAGCGCTTCATGCGACGCTCGAACCGACCGATGCGACGTTCGAAGACACCTTCATGCAGTTGGCCTATCAGCGGCGGCAGCCGCGGGAAGCGGAGGCGGGAAGCCGTGCCACCGACAGGATGGACGGCAAGAGGGAACACGGTGCGAACGGCGCCGTCGTGCAGGTCCGCGATCTGGTCAAGCGTTTTGGTGATTTCGAAGCCGTCAAAAACATCACGTTCGAGGTCAATCAGGGTGAGATCTTCGGCCTGCTCGGCCCCAACGGCGCAGGCAAGAGCACGACTTTCCGGATGCTCTGCGGCCTGCTCGGCGTCACGGAGGGCGAGGTGAAGGTGGCCGGTTACGATCTGCGTCGATCGGCCGGGCGGGCGCGATCGCGGCTCGGTTACATGGCGCAACATTTTTCGCTCTATGCTCAGCTCAGCGTGGAGGAAAACCTGAGGTTCTTCGGTCAGTCCTATGGGCTGGCGGGCCGGAAGCTTCGCCAGCGCCTCGAATGGGCGTTCGATGAGTTCGGCCTGGGATCATGGAAACGCGACCAGGCCGGCTCACTTCCCGGTGGATACAAGCAGCGACTGGCCATGGCCGTGGCGACCCTCCACGAACCGGACATTCTCTTTCTCGATGAGCCGACGTCGGGTGTCGATCCGCTCGCCCGCCGGGAGTTCTGGCGGCGTATCAACGGATTCGCCGAATCCGGCGTAACCGTCATCGTTACGACGCACTTCATGGAAGAGGCGGAGTACTGCGACCGAATGCTGATCATGGTCCAGGGAGCGCCGCTGGCGCTGGGAACGCCGCTGGAAATCCGGGGATCGGCGAAGGATGAGCAGCATCCCGATCCCAGCATCGAGGATGCGTTCATCGCCCTTGCGGAGGGTCGCGGGAAATCCGTGGGAGTCGATAGGGAAAAGGCGGAGGGCAACGAATGA